In Acetonema longum DSM 6540, the following proteins share a genomic window:
- a CDS encoding YceD family protein translates to MKIDISDIKRGNVKSKSFHISQAFLLLSDIEYSDIQIGGEVIDNHTALEVTGEIAVAAKYVCGRCLEPFTVSIHLSFHESFRELGSVSGVDDAERFSYQGDSIDVSGLVQTELVLNEPITRICSSECRGLCPVCGVNLNQQTCECKTDSVNPQFAALQQLLDKKKS, encoded by the coding sequence ATGAAGATTGACATATCGGATATTAAACGAGGTAATGTTAAGTCTAAGTCGTTTCATATTTCCCAGGCCTTTTTGTTGCTGTCCGATATTGAATATAGCGATATTCAGATTGGCGGGGAAGTTATCGACAATCACACTGCGTTGGAGGTTACGGGGGAAATTGCAGTCGCGGCAAAATATGTTTGCGGTCGATGCCTGGAACCTTTCACGGTTTCGATTCATCTTTCCTTTCACGAGAGTTTTCGCGAGTTGGGCAGTGTCAGCGGCGTGGACGATGCAGAACGTTTCTCCTATCAGGGGGATTCTATCGATGTGTCTGGCTTGGTTCAAACCGAACTGGTCCTAAACGAGCCGATTACCAGGATTTGTTCTTCTGAGTGCCGGGGGCTTTGCCCGGTATGCGGCGTCAATCTGAATCAGCAAACCTGTGAATGTAAAACCGACTCTGTGAATCCACAATTTGCGGCTTTGCAGCAGCTTTTAGACAAAAAGAAATCATAG
- the fapR gene encoding transcription factor FapR has protein sequence MARTPKKIRQAMLQEKLQSGLFFTDEDLASMLGVSVQTIRLDRLELGIPELRERTKQMARAAQAKVRAIANEDVVGEIIDIQLGNSGISLLNVTQEMVFDKTKIARGHFIFAQANSLAIAIIDAPLVVTGVANIKYKTPVHVGAKLIAKAEVIKNRGNKYFVWVKTRNESQEIFRAKFILVSLELSEGRHG, from the coding sequence ATGGCCAGAACCCCCAAAAAAATACGTCAGGCTATGTTACAGGAGAAGCTGCAGAGCGGTTTGTTCTTTACGGATGAAGATTTAGCCTCTATGTTAGGGGTTAGCGTGCAGACCATCCGATTGGACCGTTTGGAATTGGGAATTCCTGAATTGAGGGAGAGGACCAAGCAAATGGCGCGGGCAGCTCAGGCGAAGGTCAGAGCGATTGCCAATGAGGATGTAGTAGGAGAAATTATTGACATTCAGTTAGGCAACTCGGGCATTTCCCTGTTGAATGTCACCCAGGAGATGGTCTTTGACAAGACCAAAATTGCCCGAGGACACTTTATTTTTGCTCAGGCGAATTCTTTGGCTATTGCCATCATCGACGCTCCGCTGGTGGTTACCGGTGTGGCCAATATAAAATACAAAACGCCGGTGCATGTTGGCGCTAAACTCATTGCCAAGGCGGAAGTCATTAAAAATAGAGGGAATAAATATTTTGTGTGGGTGAAAACTCGTAACGAGTCACAGGAAATTTTTCGGGCAAAATTCATTTTAGTATCGCTTGAGCTCAGTGAAGGGAGACATGGATGA
- the ylbJ gene encoding sporulation integral membrane protein YlbJ, whose product MIKKTIRSRQYYGQLGVVLVALCAICLTVATVKYPKDAFDSAIIGLQLWWTVVFPALLPFFILSEILMGLGIVHFVGILLEPLMRPLFNVPGAGAFALSMGLASGYPMDAVITAKFRKSGMCTAVEAERLLSFTNTADPLFMFGAVAVGMFGRPDLGVIIALGHYLSSFLVGILFRFHGRSEKSSPDEAKRPLKNIFLRALEALFKARHDDGRPIGQLLGDSVKNSMNTILLIGGFIIIFSVVIRILTVTGFTGLLSQAFAGLLELIGYSASLAPALVSGLLEIDLGCLAASQAQAPLGEKVAAAAAIIAWSGLSVHGQVASIVIESGIRIGPYMISRLLHAVLAAIVTVLLMGPASSIAKFAALPVMAAPARQAPFAIGIARAEQTLYLACIMISILTVLSMSYYLIRKLYLYAKR is encoded by the coding sequence GTGATAAAAAAAACAATCAGGAGCCGCCAGTATTATGGCCAGCTGGGAGTAGTTCTGGTTGCGCTGTGCGCAATATGTCTGACTGTCGCTACCGTAAAATACCCCAAAGATGCCTTTGATTCAGCGATTATCGGTCTGCAGCTCTGGTGGACCGTAGTTTTTCCCGCTCTTCTGCCCTTTTTTATTTTATCGGAAATCCTCATGGGATTAGGAATCGTTCATTTTGTTGGAATATTGCTGGAACCGCTGATGCGCCCCTTATTTAACGTTCCAGGCGCCGGCGCTTTCGCCCTAAGTATGGGTCTGGCCTCCGGTTACCCAATGGATGCCGTAATTACTGCCAAATTTCGTAAAAGCGGCATGTGCACCGCCGTAGAAGCGGAGCGTCTGCTTTCGTTTACCAATACGGCCGATCCGTTATTCATGTTTGGAGCAGTAGCCGTAGGCATGTTTGGCCGGCCCGATTTGGGAGTCATTATTGCTTTGGGACATTACTTATCCAGTTTTTTAGTAGGAATATTGTTTCGATTTCATGGCCGCTCTGAAAAGTCATCGCCCGATGAAGCTAAGAGACCATTAAAAAACATTTTTCTCAGAGCCCTGGAAGCCTTATTCAAGGCGCGTCATGACGATGGTCGACCGATCGGACAACTGCTAGGCGACTCTGTAAAAAATTCAATGAATACGATTCTTTTGATTGGCGGGTTCATCATTATCTTTTCCGTAGTAATACGAATCCTGACTGTTACCGGATTTACCGGACTGTTAAGCCAGGCTTTCGCAGGATTGCTTGAACTGATCGGCTATAGCGCCTCACTGGCGCCTGCCTTAGTCAGCGGATTGTTAGAAATCGACCTGGGATGTCTGGCAGCATCCCAGGCTCAGGCACCTTTAGGCGAGAAAGTAGCAGCTGCCGCCGCAATAATCGCCTGGAGCGGACTATCGGTACACGGACAGGTTGCCAGTATAGTCATCGAATCAGGAATCAGGATTGGCCCTTACATGATCAGCCGACTCCTTCACGCCGTTTTAGCCGCTATTGTCACAGTTCTCTTAATGGGGCCGGCCAGTTCCATTGCTAAATTCGCAGCTCTGCCCGTCATGGCCGCGCCGGCCAGACAGGCGCCCTTCGCCATCGGCATTGCCCGGGCGGAACAGACTTTATATCTGGCATGTATAATGATATCTATTTTGACAGTATTATCTATGAGTTACTATTTGATCAGAAAGTTATACCTCTATGCAAAAAGATAG
- a CDS encoding nucleotidyltransferase, which translates to MRAVGIIAEYNPFHNGHRWHVREAKSLSGCDYAVAVMSGNFVQRGEPAIFDKWSRAEMAVRGGVDLVIELPTAFAVRSAQYFATGGIRLLQSLGVVSHVCFGVEIENSKILENVAAQMDALDIGRDLKKALKSGATYARAVEAALDPIWEDLGFHGEKLAGQPNTILAVEYLRAIGKYAPLLLPLMVKRRIAAYHERTIAADIASATAIRESILRKEELDTVTHGALPPASSVLIERLLSAGKGPVTAYGLSGITLSRLRTATPALLANTADISEGLHHKILRAALNANTVEELIHQVISKRYTRTRLQRIMTQQLLGIQKKDILCYDTTGPLYVRVLAFNRKGRQILRHIRTNSTLPIVTKTTDMINSKIRLSNHLSNSQKMLSLDTYATDLWSLAVPNPGYRLGGQDFIRSPVLVD; encoded by the coding sequence ATGCGTGCAGTCGGCATTATCGCAGAATATAATCCCTTTCACAATGGTCATCGCTGGCATGTCCGGGAAGCCAAAAGTCTTTCGGGTTGTGATTATGCAGTGGCAGTGATGAGCGGAAACTTCGTGCAGCGAGGTGAACCTGCCATTTTCGATAAGTGGAGCCGAGCCGAAATGGCGGTCCGCGGCGGAGTGGATCTGGTCATTGAACTGCCGACCGCATTTGCTGTGAGAAGCGCTCAGTATTTTGCCACCGGCGGTATCCGGCTGCTGCAGTCTTTGGGCGTGGTAAGCCATGTTTGTTTCGGAGTCGAAATTGAAAACTCCAAGATCCTGGAAAATGTTGCTGCACAAATGGATGCGCTTGATATCGGCAGGGATTTAAAGAAGGCCCTCAAATCAGGCGCAACATACGCAAGAGCCGTGGAAGCCGCCCTAGATCCCATATGGGAAGATCTCGGGTTTCACGGCGAAAAGCTGGCCGGTCAACCCAATACAATTCTGGCTGTAGAATATCTGCGCGCTATTGGCAAATATGCGCCGCTGCTCCTGCCGCTCATGGTAAAACGCCGCATAGCCGCCTACCACGAGCGAACCATCGCAGCCGACATTGCCAGCGCTACGGCTATTCGGGAGTCGATCCTCCGAAAAGAAGAGCTGGATACTGTCACCCACGGGGCTCTCCCTCCGGCTTCCAGCGTTTTAATTGAAAGATTACTTTCTGCCGGCAAGGGACCTGTCACAGCCTACGGCTTGTCCGGCATTACACTGTCTAGGCTGAGAACTGCCACGCCGGCCCTATTAGCCAACACGGCTGATATATCGGAAGGACTGCACCATAAAATTTTACGCGCCGCATTGAACGCCAACACGGTGGAAGAACTGATCCATCAGGTCATCAGTAAGCGTTATACCCGCACCCGGTTGCAGCGAATTATGACACAGCAATTACTGGGAATACAGAAAAAGGATATCCTTTGCTATGATACAACCGGTCCATTATACGTTCGAGTGCTGGCGTTTAATCGAAAAGGCCGGCAGATCCTGCGCCATATACGCACAAACAGCACTCTGCCGATTGTTACCAAAACCACCGATATGATAAATAGCAAAATTCGTTTATCCAATCATCTTTCCAACAGTCAAAAGATGCTGTCGCTGGATACATATGCTACGGATCTGTGGTCTCTGGCAGTGCCTAATCCTGGTTACCGCCTAGGGGGACAGGACTTTATCCGTTCTCCGGTTTTGGTTGATTAG
- the plsX gene encoding phosphate acyltransferase PlsX: MRVAVDAMGGDFAPDEIVAGAVEAAREYDCDIVLVGDEPAIREALNRHSRWSELRIEIHHASQVIDMHDQPGAAVRKKKNASVVVATRLVKEGKCDVVIAAGSTGAAAAAALLGLGRIEGIERPTIATPLPNLGGTTILLDSGANVDSKPKHLLQSAIMGSIYAEYIMHIKNPRVGLLNIGEEDSKGNEQALATYPLLKQLKTIRFIGNVEGRDIPKGTVDVVVCDGFVGNVVLKFGEGLAGAIMTLIKDAFTGGGWLARIGAALALPALKGLKRKLDYAEYGGAPLLGVNGGFIICHGSSKAKAIKNAIRVGREFSEKKVVDHIRENIAREGIIGNDE; this comes from the coding sequence ATGAGAGTGGCAGTCGATGCCATGGGTGGGGATTTTGCACCGGATGAAATCGTAGCGGGAGCGGTGGAAGCCGCCAGAGAATACGATTGTGACATTGTTCTGGTGGGTGATGAGCCTGCCATCCGTGAAGCGCTGAATCGGCATAGTCGGTGGTCTGAATTGCGTATTGAAATTCATCATGCCAGTCAGGTGATTGATATGCATGATCAGCCGGGAGCGGCTGTACGTAAGAAGAAAAATGCTTCTGTGGTAGTAGCTACCCGCCTGGTGAAAGAAGGAAAATGCGATGTCGTCATAGCGGCGGGCAGTACCGGAGCAGCTGCTGCTGCGGCTCTCCTTGGACTAGGGCGTATTGAAGGCATTGAGCGTCCGACCATTGCCACTCCTCTTCCTAATCTGGGAGGGACTACCATCCTCTTAGACTCCGGCGCCAATGTAGACTCAAAGCCTAAACATCTGCTGCAGAGCGCAATTATGGGTTCCATTTATGCCGAATATATCATGCACATAAAAAATCCACGGGTGGGACTGTTGAATATTGGCGAAGAAGATTCCAAAGGCAATGAACAGGCCCTTGCTACCTATCCTTTGCTGAAACAACTTAAAACCATACGCTTTATTGGCAATGTGGAAGGCCGCGACATTCCTAAAGGCACCGTGGATGTGGTGGTTTGTGACGGATTTGTCGGCAATGTCGTCCTGAAATTTGGCGAAGGTTTGGCCGGTGCCATTATGACTTTGATTAAAGACGCTTTCACCGGCGGCGGTTGGCTTGCCCGCATAGGTGCGGCATTGGCCCTGCCGGCATTAAAGGGATTGAAGCGAAAACTGGATTATGCTGAATACGGCGGAGCGCCGCTTTTGGGAGTGAATGGCGGATTTATTATCTGTCATGGCAGTTCCAAGGCTAAGGCGATTAAAAACGCTATTCGTGTTGGCCGGGAATTTAGCGAAAAAAAGGTTGTCGATCATATTCGAGAAAACATCGCCAGGGAGGGAATTATTGGCAATGATGAATAG
- a CDS encoding patatin-like phospholipase family protein, protein MGKGAELLRPKVGLALGSGGLRGMAHVGVLKILEREKIPVDYVAGCSIGSLIGSLYCAGLPPEAIHKLAKALKQSHWLDFAIPTMGIFSGDRVLDTIRLLTQQKKFDQLKIPLAIVATELHSGKEIVLTEGDVAAAVRASVSVPGIFVPYQMGDMLLVDGAVINPTPVDAVRNMGADIVIAVDLAHAGSIGKVNNVFDVIIQSIDIMERQLFKYREHLGDIVIRPDIAHISPSEFDATDECVALGEAAAETVLPDIQKLLESRDRH, encoded by the coding sequence ATGGGGAAGGGAGCAGAACTATTACGTCCTAAGGTCGGACTGGCTTTAGGTTCCGGCGGCTTGCGAGGCATGGCCCACGTAGGTGTTCTGAAAATATTGGAGCGGGAAAAGATTCCGGTGGATTACGTTGCCGGCTGCAGCATTGGCAGCCTAATCGGCTCCCTATATTGCGCCGGATTGCCGCCGGAAGCGATTCATAAGTTGGCTAAAGCGCTTAAACAGAGTCACTGGCTTGATTTTGCTATACCGACCATGGGGATTTTCTCCGGGGATCGTGTTTTAGACACGATTCGTCTTTTGACACAACAAAAAAAATTTGATCAGTTAAAGATTCCTCTGGCGATTGTGGCTACCGAACTGCACAGCGGGAAGGAAATCGTATTGACGGAAGGCGATGTGGCGGCTGCCGTACGGGCCAGTGTTTCCGTTCCGGGTATCTTTGTTCCTTATCAAATGGGGGATATGCTGTTGGTTGACGGAGCTGTCATCAATCCAACTCCGGTCGATGCAGTCAGAAACATGGGCGCGGATATTGTCATTGCGGTGGATCTGGCTCATGCCGGATCGATCGGTAAGGTCAACAACGTTTTTGACGTGATTATCCAATCCATTGACATCATGGAACGACAACTGTTTAAATATCGGGAACATCTCGGAGATATAGTGATCCGCCCGGATATCGCCCACATTTCGCCCAGTGAATTTGACGCCACCGATGAATGCGTGGCATTAGGTGAGGCAGCAGCCGAAACCGTTTTGCCGGACATACAGAAATTACTGGAATCAAGGGATCGTCATTAG
- a CDS encoding acetate/propionate family kinase yields MKVLVVNCGSSSIKYQLFNMMDETVLAKGLVERIGLEGSVLTHQPDGKDKVVIQEDIPNHSVGIKLVLNALTDGKHGVITSMKEIVAIGHRVVHAGEKFADSVLITPDVMNALEECIDMAPLHNPPNILGINACAELMPGVPQVGVFDTAFHQTMPKHAFLYGLPYEAYEKYGLRRYGFHGTSHKYVSQQAAEIMDQHLTNLRIITCHLGNGASIAAIKYGRSIDTSMGFTPLEGLVMGTRSGEIDPAIIPYLMKKEGMTPDQIDSYLNKKSGVLGISGVSSDFRDIEGAADTGNERAQLAIDIFAYRVKKYIGSYVAAMGGVDAIVFTAGLGENSPDIRDKICNGLEFLGTRIDPAKNKIRGKAQEISVDGAKVKIFVIPTNEELVIARDTRVICGGLI; encoded by the coding sequence ATGAAGGTGCTCGTTGTTAACTGTGGTAGTTCATCCATTAAGTATCAGTTGTTTAACATGATGGATGAGACGGTCCTGGCAAAAGGACTGGTGGAACGAATCGGACTCGAAGGTTCGGTTTTGACGCATCAGCCGGACGGGAAAGATAAAGTGGTAATTCAGGAAGATATCCCCAATCACAGCGTGGGCATAAAATTGGTGCTTAACGCTTTGACAGACGGCAAACATGGTGTTATTACCAGTATGAAAGAGATCGTAGCCATTGGTCACCGGGTTGTCCATGCCGGTGAGAAGTTTGCTGACTCGGTATTGATTACTCCCGATGTCATGAATGCTCTGGAAGAGTGCATCGACATGGCGCCGCTGCATAATCCGCCTAATATTCTGGGGATTAATGCCTGCGCTGAGCTGATGCCCGGAGTACCTCAAGTGGGAGTATTTGATACCGCTTTCCATCAGACTATGCCTAAGCATGCATTTTTGTACGGTCTGCCTTACGAGGCTTACGAGAAGTATGGTTTGCGTCGTTATGGCTTCCATGGTACATCTCACAAGTACGTGTCGCAGCAGGCTGCTGAAATCATGGACCAGCATCTTACCAACCTGCGGATTATTACCTGCCATCTCGGCAACGGCGCCAGCATTGCGGCCATAAAATACGGCAGATCGATCGATACCAGCATGGGCTTTACCCCGCTAGAAGGTCTGGTCATGGGGACCCGGTCCGGCGAAATTGATCCGGCGATCATCCCCTATTTGATGAAAAAAGAAGGTATGACCCCGGATCAAATTGACTCTTATCTCAACAAGAAATCCGGCGTACTTGGCATTTCAGGAGTTTCCAGCGATTTCCGCGACATTGAAGGTGCGGCGGACACCGGCAATGAGCGGGCGCAGCTGGCAATCGACATTTTTGCCTATAGGGTCAAGAAATATATCGGAAGCTATGTGGCGGCTATGGGCGGGGTAGATGCTATCGTGTTTACTGCCGGTCTCGGTGAAAATTCACCGGACATACGGGATAAAATTTGCAATGGCTTAGAGTTTCTGGGCACCCGTATTGACCCGGCTAAAAATAAGATTCGCGGCAAAGCGCAGGAAATCAGCGTAGACGGCGCCAAGGTCAAAATTTTTGTAATTCCCACCAATGAAGAACTGGTCATCGCGCGCGACACAAGGGTAATTTGCGGCGGACTCATTTAG
- the rpmF gene encoding 50S ribosomal protein L32, with protein sequence MAVPKRKMSKSRRDKRRANWKLTVPGLIECPQCHQMKMPHRVCPECGFYKGKEVVAAE encoded by the coding sequence ATGGCGGTACCGAAGCGTAAAATGTCTAAATCTCGTCGTGATAAACGGCGGGCAAATTGGAAATTGACTGTCCCCGGACTGATTGAGTGTCCCCAGTGTCACCAAATGAAAATGCCCCATCGGGTTTGCCCGGAGTGTGGCTTCTACAAAGGTAAAGAGGTTGTTGCAGCAGAATAG
- a CDS encoding beta-ketoacyl-ACP synthase III, producing MNSRAVGIIGLGHYLPDRVLTNKELEQMVDTNDEWIVDRTGIKERRIAAADQATSDLAAAAAQKALADAGITADQLDLIIVATATPDMFFPSTACLVQEKLKATKAAAFDLAAGCSGFAYGLVTASQFIKAGLYRYVLVVGAETLSKILDWQDRNTCVLFGDGAGAAVLGEVPAGCGILGMNLGADGAGGDLLKMPAGGSRQPASGETVDNRLHFIHMNGNEVFKFAIKVMGEAAVAALQQAGIEPEAVDCLIPHQANIRIIQSAAKRLKMPMEKVFVNVDKYGNTSAASIPIALDEAVNSGRIKNGDLVVLVGFGAGLTWAACVLKWCKGDNTVA from the coding sequence ATGAATAGCAGAGCTGTCGGAATTATTGGATTGGGTCACTACCTTCCCGATCGGGTTCTTACCAATAAGGAACTGGAACAAATGGTTGATACGAATGACGAGTGGATTGTCGATCGGACCGGCATTAAAGAACGCCGCATCGCCGCTGCTGATCAGGCCACTTCCGATTTAGCGGCAGCAGCAGCCCAAAAGGCTCTGGCAGATGCCGGTATAACGGCGGATCAATTGGACTTGATTATCGTTGCGACTGCGACGCCGGATATGTTTTTCCCCTCCACTGCCTGCTTGGTACAGGAAAAATTGAAAGCTACCAAGGCAGCCGCCTTTGATTTGGCGGCAGGGTGCTCCGGCTTTGCCTATGGCTTGGTGACTGCCTCCCAGTTCATTAAGGCCGGGTTGTACCGATATGTGTTAGTCGTGGGCGCGGAAACTCTGTCTAAAATCCTCGACTGGCAAGACCGTAACACCTGTGTCCTGTTTGGCGATGGTGCCGGAGCTGCAGTTTTAGGTGAAGTACCTGCCGGCTGCGGTATTTTGGGTATGAATCTGGGCGCAGACGGAGCGGGCGGAGACTTACTGAAAATGCCGGCCGGCGGGTCCCGTCAGCCCGCATCCGGTGAAACCGTTGACAATCGCCTTCATTTTATTCATATGAATGGTAATGAAGTTTTTAAATTTGCGATTAAAGTAATGGGGGAAGCGGCTGTTGCGGCCTTGCAGCAGGCGGGTATAGAGCCTGAAGCTGTCGATTGCCTAATTCCGCACCAGGCAAACATCCGCATTATCCAATCGGCTGCCAAACGCTTGAAAATGCCGATGGAAAAAGTTTTTGTCAATGTGGATAAATACGGAAATACTTCTGCCGCCTCGATTCCTATTGCTCTGGATGAAGCGGTCAATTCCGGACGTATCAAAAATGGAGACTTGGTTGTTTTAGTTGGCTTTGGCGCCGGGCTGACATGGGCAGCCTGCGTGCTAAAATGGTGCAAAGGAGATAATACTGTTGCTTAA
- the coaD gene encoding pantetheine-phosphate adenylyltransferase: MRIAVCPGSFDPVTKGHLDIFERASKLFDILVVAVFHNPNKKPLFTMEERVEMLQEATRHIPNIRVDGFSGLLNQYVRQQNSTVIVRGLRALSDFEYEFQRALLIKKIDPGMETIFMMTSSEYSFVSSSGIKELAKFGGDISCLVPLTIKEKVIQKMSKE, encoded by the coding sequence ATGCGTATAGCAGTCTGTCCTGGAAGCTTTGATCCTGTGACAAAGGGACATTTGGATATTTTTGAGCGAGCAAGCAAACTATTTGATATTTTAGTGGTAGCTGTTTTCCATAATCCCAATAAAAAACCGTTATTCACTATGGAAGAGCGAGTAGAGATGCTGCAGGAAGCAACCCGGCATATTCCGAATATCAGAGTAGACGGATTTTCCGGCTTGCTGAACCAGTACGTGAGGCAACAAAATTCCACAGTGATCGTTCGCGGTTTGCGGGCTTTGAGTGATTTTGAGTACGAGTTCCAGCGGGCGCTGCTGATTAAAAAAATTGATCCGGGTATGGAAACTATTTTTATGATGACCAGCAGTGAATATTCTTTTGTCAGTTCCAGCGGAATCAAAGAACTGGCAAAATTCGGGGGAGATATCAGTTGTCTTGTTCCCTTGACGATCAAAGAAAAGGTTATACAGAAAATGAGTAAAGAGTAA
- the fabD gene encoding ACP S-malonyltransferase — protein sequence MSKIAFVFPGQGSQTVGMGKELYEKYDVVKRFFNSADQALGFSVTDLCFNGPEEELKKTFNTQPAILTMSVACYEVLKEHGITPDIVAGHSLGEYSALVAAGSLSFTDAVKLVRKRGEFMQEAVPLGQGSMAAIMGSERDLVIEMCRKASAEAGPVQAVNFNCPGQIVIAGQTAAVDKAVELLKAAGTKKAVLLPVSAPFHSTLMQPAAEKLALELDKIAIKDATIPVVANINGKPVQNKDMIQSSLVKQAANPVLWEDSVATMIGLGTHVFVEVGPGRVLTGFTKKIAKEMTGLNVEDIASLEKSLDYFKEVR from the coding sequence ATGAGTAAAATCGCGTTTGTTTTTCCCGGGCAGGGATCTCAAACCGTAGGCATGGGCAAAGAATTATATGAGAAATATGATGTTGTAAAGCGATTCTTTAATTCTGCCGATCAGGCTTTGGGCTTTTCCGTCACCGATCTGTGCTTTAACGGGCCGGAGGAAGAATTAAAAAAGACCTTTAACACCCAACCGGCAATTTTGACGATGAGCGTTGCCTGTTATGAGGTCTTGAAAGAGCACGGCATTACTCCGGATATTGTGGCCGGTCATAGCCTGGGAGAATATTCCGCACTGGTGGCTGCAGGCTCTTTGTCCTTTACCGACGCCGTGAAGCTGGTTCGTAAACGGGGGGAATTCATGCAGGAAGCTGTTCCTCTGGGACAGGGCAGTATGGCGGCAATTATGGGGTCTGAGCGTGACCTGGTTATCGAAATGTGCCGTAAGGCTTCCGCCGAGGCGGGACCGGTTCAGGCAGTCAATTTTAACTGCCCGGGGCAAATCGTTATTGCCGGTCAGACTGCCGCCGTCGATAAAGCCGTGGAATTATTGAAAGCAGCCGGAACCAAGAAAGCGGTTTTACTGCCTGTCAGCGCTCCTTTCCATAGCACATTAATGCAGCCGGCGGCGGAAAAATTGGCCTTGGAATTGGATAAAATAGCGATTAAGGACGCAACGATACCGGTTGTGGCCAATATTAACGGTAAACCTGTGCAGAATAAGGACATGATCCAGTCTTCGCTGGTTAAGCAAGCCGCCAATCCAGTATTGTGGGAAGATTCTGTAGCCACGATGATCGGATTGGGGACTCATGTTTTTGTCGAAGTCGGTCCGGGCAGGGTTCTGACCGGTTTTACCAAGAAAATTGCCAAAGAAATGACTGGCTTAAATGTAGAAGATATTGCGTCATTAGAAAAATCCCTTGATTATTTCAAGGAGGTTCGTTAA
- the fabK gene encoding enoyl-[acyl-carrier-protein] reductase FabK, with translation MLKTNICNLLHIEYPILQGGMAWVATAELAAAVSNAGGLGLLGAANMSHDLLQAEIRKTKILTDKPFGVNIMLMSPFVKDVMRVVIEERVPVVTTGAGNPAEYIPALKAVGTKVIPVVASVALAQRLERTGVDAVIAEGMESGGHIGEVTTMALVPQVVDAVNVPVIAAGGIADSRGVVAALALGAQGVQIGTRFVVSTECIAHPEYKHAIIKARDRSTVVTGTSTGHPVRCLANKLTRDFLAMEKRGASLEEFGNLGAGKLKAAARDGDVECGSIMIGQIAGMVEDVKPVAEIIQDLVKGIPSIVNEISQCSQAK, from the coding sequence TTGCTTAAAACTAATATATGTAACTTGCTGCATATTGAGTATCCTATCCTGCAGGGAGGTATGGCTTGGGTGGCAACCGCAGAATTGGCGGCTGCCGTATCCAATGCAGGCGGCTTGGGACTTCTCGGTGCAGCGAATATGTCGCACGATTTGTTGCAGGCTGAAATTCGTAAAACCAAGATCTTGACGGATAAGCCTTTCGGTGTAAACATTATGCTCATGTCTCCTTTTGTTAAGGATGTCATGCGGGTCGTAATCGAAGAAAGGGTACCGGTCGTTACTACTGGTGCCGGTAACCCGGCCGAATATATTCCCGCGTTGAAAGCCGTCGGAACAAAAGTGATTCCGGTGGTTGCCTCGGTTGCGTTAGCTCAGAGACTGGAAAGGACCGGAGTGGACGCTGTGATTGCCGAAGGCATGGAAAGCGGCGGTCATATCGGTGAAGTTACCACCATGGCTTTGGTGCCTCAGGTCGTCGATGCTGTTAATGTCCCGGTGATTGCAGCTGGAGGAATCGCCGATTCTAGAGGAGTCGTCGCTGCTCTGGCGCTGGGCGCTCAAGGCGTTCAAATCGGAACGCGGTTTGTTGTCTCCACTGAATGTATTGCTCATCCGGAATATAAGCATGCCATTATTAAGGCTAGAGACCGTTCCACCGTGGTCACAGGGACATCTACCGGACATCCGGTGCGCTGTCTGGCCAATAAATTGACCCGTGATTTTCTGGCAATGGAAAAACGCGGGGCCTCCCTCGAAGAGTTTGGCAATTTGGGAGCGGGAAAATTGAAAGCGGCAGCCCGGGACGGCGATGTGGAATGTGGCTCGATTATGATCGGACAGATTGCCGGTATGGTCGAGGATGTCAAACCTGTGGCGGAAATTATTCAGGATCTGGTTAAAGGCATACCCTCAATTGTAAATGAAATCAGTCAATGTTCCCAAGCGAAATAA